One Bufo gargarizans isolate SCDJY-AF-19 chromosome 4, ASM1485885v1, whole genome shotgun sequence DNA window includes the following coding sequences:
- the RNF146 gene encoding E3 ubiquitin-protein ligase RNF146, translating into MAGCGEITHTANMLPSNKKLGEACSNGAPSLAVPECAICLQTCVHPVSLPCKHIFCYLCVKGASWLGRRCALCRQEIPEDFLEKPTLLSPEELKSASRGNGEYAWYYEGRNGWWQYDERTSRELEDAFTKGKKSTEMLIAGFLYVADLENMVQYRRNEHGRRRKMKRDIVDIPKKGVAGLRLDCDAANVSPARESSADGADNIATLGASSAQTTAVLPARPHIVLGSQTANPPLPHSDGSTSLDNVFSQLQIGDLAADRNNIGEGEEGLLQPASRVPPADAIVSDPDSDDGSSQEILSVQQNVFLQQRHTVIGAAQPPPDRPVAAANGSQSTVVRSRRPDGQCTVTEV; encoded by the coding sequence ATGGCTGGATGTGGTGAAATTACCCACACTGCAAACATGTTGCCCTCAAATAAGAAGCTTGGAGAAGCTTGCTCCAACGGCGCTCCAAGCCTTGCAGTCCCTGAATGTGCTATATGCCTACAAACCTGTGTACACCCAGTCAGTCTTCCTTGCAAGCACATCTTCTGTTACCTGTGTGTGAAAGGAGCTTCGTGGCTTGGAAGGCGATGTGCACTTTGTAGACAAGAGATCCCTGAGGACTTCCTAGAGAAACCAACTCTGCTTTCTCCTGAAGAACTAAAGTCTGCCAGCAGAGGGAATGGGGAGTATGCCTGGTACTATGAAGGAAGAAATGGTTGGTGGCAATATGACGAGAGGACAAGCAGAGAGCTTGAAGATGCCTTCACAAAGGGCAAAAAGAGCACTGAGATGCTTATCGCTGGCTTTCTTTATGTAGCTGACCTAGAGAACATGGTCCAGTACAGACGAAATGAGCATGGACGACGCAGAAAGATGAAACGGGATATCGTAGATATACCGAAAAAAGGTGTGGCCGGCTTAAGACTAGACTGTGATGCAGCTAACGTAAGTCCTGCAAGGGAAAGCTCAGCAGATGGTGCCGACAACATCGCAACGCTTGGAGCTTCATCGGCCCAAACTACTGCTGTTTTACCTGCCAGACCTCACATAGTCCTTGGTAGCCAGACTGCAAATCCCCCCCTTCCACATAGTGATGGGAGCACTTCCCTTGATAATGTATTCTCCCAGCTTCAGATTGGAGACCTTGCTGCAGATAGAAATAATATTGGGGAAGGTGAGGAAGGACTGCTGCAGCCTGCAAGTAGAGTGCCACCCGCTGATGCCATTGTCAGTGACCCTGACTCAGATGACGGCAGCAGCCAGGAGATTCTTTCAGTGCAACAGAATGTATTTCTTCAGCAGAGACACACAGTAATAGGGGCTGCCCAGCCACCACCAGATCGCCCCGTTGCAGCAGCAAACGGTTCGCAGAGTACCGTTGTACGGTCTAGAAGACCCGATGGACAGTGCACGGTGACCGAAGTCTAA